A stretch of Sebastes fasciatus isolate fSebFas1 chromosome 19, fSebFas1.pri, whole genome shotgun sequence DNA encodes these proteins:
- the nup155 gene encoding nuclear pore complex protein Nup155: MPSSAGPSSPAAALAEALENSSRLIDRHLQDDRCFPDLSELLCVPSHNMPSLSGVSDMDYPLQGPGLLSVPNLPELSAVRRVPLPPELVEQFSHMQCNCMMGVFPEISRAWLTIDNDIFMWNYEDGGDVAYFDGLIETILAVGLVKPKQGILQPHIHYLLVLATSVDVVILGLSFPKGQAGLNDSMCGGMQLLPDPLFSIPTDNTYILSVTSTDLGRIFMAGKDGCLYEIAYQAEAGWLSQRCRKINHSKSSLSFLVPSVLQFSFSEDDPIVQIAIDNSRNTLFTRSEKGVLQVYDLGADGQGMSRVATMSQSTIVGAAGNIARTIDRSVFKPIVQISVIDRSESSDCHLLAVTHAGVRLYFSTTHFALPHQRHVAVRPTLLALVHVRLPPGFSASSTLQKPAKVHKALHSKGVLLMTASETEDSDILWCINHDSFPFKKPLMETQMMSNVDGHSWALCAINEERPSKMFTPLNKEQIPITDSPVVVQQHNIPPQKFVLLSAKGSHIFQKLRPVDQLRHLLVSCTGGESEDVERFFKLHREEQAGATALILACSSAACDREVSQWATRAFFRYGGEAQMRFPAAMGSPSNVGPVMSSPAPGIVPPAFGTPFASMHSGSAPITPMSACPEVIFSGKHNGICVYFARILGNIWDGSLAVEKTMSKGNQTVTILESSVGSFELEAVLMELCGLREFLDKNSQFSPSALGAASFSSPANLQQRLLGFMRPDGANSQQVQQELQRKYHTKAQVYEKVSLQGIQQLVHRSYQTLALLKLLCDHQFSLIMSELPKEFQEQMKGASFKDVVIRGKELSGALITALINVYIKDNASVEAISNHLRDICPLLYSSDDSVCSKANELLQSSKQIQNKADKERTLRESLRLYQQISQHTDLPLICSQYRQVRFYEGVLELCLTAADKKDPQRLGPHFYKNGEPEEDGVGQQAFHERLSCYKCITDTMQELVNQSKAAPQSPSVPKQPGPPVMTSDPNMLSNEEATAHFEQILGLAQRSQDELFHIALYNWLIQADLTDKLLEVNSPYLEEHLMHMIKQDQSKVHNMDLLWRYYEKNRNFGKAAHVLARLADMHSTEISLKQRLEYIARAILSAKSSSCISAQASDGEFLHELEEKMELVRIQVQIQDTLIRQYSHHPSVKNVISQLDSELMDITKLYGEFADHYKLSECKLAIIHCAGHSDPILVHSLWQEIMEKELGDSVAMSPTDRMRTLSLKLVSLGKIYAGTPRYFPLEFLVKFLEQEVCRLNWDVGFVTCTMQEIGVQLPRLLEVYDQLFKTRDPCWQRLKKPLHLVECIHVLLSGYVDDPSRVPTYDRRRFTNVCLDNICGYLVELQSLSPNSALQQTIGNFKSLQAKLEKLH; this comes from the exons ATGCCGTCCAGCGCCGGACCCAGCAGCCCCGCCGCAGCGCTCGCCGAGGCTCTGGAGAACTCGTCCCGGCTGATCGACAGACACCTGCAGGATGACCGCTGCTTTCCGGACCTGTCCGAGCTGCTCTGCGTGCCCTCTCACA ATATGCCATCCCTCTCTGGAGTATCGGACATGGACTACCCCCTCCAGGGACCAGGTTTACTCAGTGTGCCAAATCTGCCGGAGCTCAGTGCAGTCCGCCGAGTCCCTCTGCCACCTGAGCTGGTGGAGCAGTTCAGCC ATATGCAATGTAACTGCATGATGGGAGTTTTTCCAGAGATCTCTCGAGCATGGCTTACTATTGACAATGACATCTTCATGTGGAATTATGAAGATGG AGGAGATGTGGCCTATTTTGATGGCCTTATTGAAACCATTCTTGCAGTAGGCcttgtgaaaccaaaacaag GGATTTTACAGCCACACATTCACTACCTCTTAGTGTTGGCCACTTCTGTGGATGTAGTGATCCTCGGGCTGAGTTTTCCCAAGGGCCAGGCCG ggTTGAATGACAGCATGTGTGGGGGGATGCAGCTACTACCAGACCCCCTCTTCTCGATCCCCACAGACAACACCTACATCCTGTCCGTCACCTCCACAGACCTGGGACGCATCTTTATGGCAGGAAAGGACGGCTGCCTCTATGAGATCGCTTACCAGGCCGAGGCGGGATGGCTGAGCCAGCGCTGCAGAAAAATCAACCACTCAAAAAGCTCCCTGTCCTTCCTCGTCCCCTCTGTGCTCCAGTTCTCCTTCTCTGAAGACG ACCCCATTGTGCAGATTGCTATTGACAACTCCCGCAACACACTATTCACACGGTCCGAGAAAGGTGTCCTGCAG gTGTACGACCTGGGGGCTGATGGGCAGGGTATGAGTCGTGTGGCAACCATGTCACAGAGCACCATTGTTGGAGCGGCGGGAAACATAGCCAG GACAATTGATCGTTCTGTCTTCAAACCTATTGTCCAGATCTCTGTGATTGACAGATCTGAGTCCTCAGACTGTCACCTGCTCGCTGTCACTCATGCAG gTGTGCGTCTCTACTTCAGCACCACACACTTTGCCCTTCCACACCAGAGGCACGTTGCAGTTCGACCTACTCTGCTAGCTTTGGTCCACGTCCGTCTGCCACCAGGGTTTTCTGCATCCTCTACCCTGCAGAAACCTGCAAAGGTCCACAAGGCACTTCACAGCAAAG GCGTTTTGTTAATGACTGCTTCTGAGACAGAGGACAGTGACATTCTGTGGTGCATCAACCATGACTCCTTCCCCTTCAAGAAACCTTTGATGGAGACTCAG ATGATGTCTAATGTAGATGGACACTCTTGGGCTCTTTGTGCCATTAACGAAGAGAGGCCATCCAAGATGTTTACTCCTCTGAACAAGGAGCAGATCCCAATCACTGATTCACCTGTGGTGGTCCAGCAGCACAACATCCCTCCACAGAAGTTTGTCCTTCTCTCTGCAAAG GGGAGTCACATCTTCCAGAAACTGCGGCCGGTAGACCAGCTCCGTCACCTGTTGGTGAGCTGTACTGGAGGAGAAAGTGAAGATGTTGAACGTTTCTTCAAGCTGCACAGG GAGGAGCAGGCTGGTGCAACAGCACTGATCCTCGCTTGTTCCAGCGCTGCTTGTGACAGAGAGGTTTCTCAGTGGGCCACCAGAGCTTTCTTCAG ATATGGAGGAGAAGCACAGATGAGATTCCCAGCAGCCATGGGATCTCCCAGTAATGTTGGACCCGTGATGAGCTCTCCAGCACCAG GCATCGTGCCCCCAGCTTTTGGCACACCTTTTGCATCAATGCATTCTGGGTCTGCCCCCATCACACCCATGTCAGCTTGCCCAGAGGTGATTTTCTCAGGGAAACACAACGGCATCTGTGTCTACTTTGCTCGCATTCTTGG AAATATCTGGGATGGCAGTCTTGCTGTTGAGAAAACCATGAGCAAAGGAAATCAAACTGTCACTATT TTGGAAAGCAGCGTTGGTTCGTTTGAACTGGAGGCGGTACTTATGGAGCTCTGCGGTTTGCGAGAGTTTCTTGATAAAAACTCTCAGTTCAGTCCATCCGCTCTTGGTGCTGCAAG TTTCAGCTCCCCTGCCAACCTGCAGCAAAGGCTGCTGGGATTTATGCGTCCTGACGGAGCCAACTCTCAGCAGGTCCAGCAGGAGCTCCAGAGGAAATATCACA CCAAGGCTCAGGTCTATGAGAAAGTGTCCCTGCAGGGCATCCAGCAGTTAGTTCATCGCTCCTATCAGACTCTGGCCCTCTTGAAGCTTCTCTGTGATCATCAGTTCAGCCTCATTATGTCTGAGCTGCCAAAG GAGTTTCAAGAGCAGATGAAGGGAGCAAGTTTCAAGGATGTAGTTATCCGGGGCAAGGAGCTGTCTGGAGCGCTCATCACAGCACTCATTAATGTCTACATCAAAGATAATGCCTCTGTGGAGGCCATCAGCAATCACCTGCGCGACATCTGTCCCCTGCTGTACAGCAGCGATGACAGCGTTTGCTCCAAG GCTAATGAGTTGCTGCAGAGTTCTAAGCAGATTCAGAATAAAGCAGATAAAGAGCGAACACTGAGGGAGTCTCTACGGCTCTATCAGCAGATCAGCCAACACACAGATCTGCCGCTGATCTGCTCCCAGTACAGACAAG TGCGTTTCTACGAGGGAGTCCTTGAGTTGTGCCTCACAGCAGCAGACAAGAAGGATCCACAGAGACTGGGGCCCCACTTCTACAAGAACGGAGAGCCTGAGGAGGACGGAGTGGGACAGCAGGCCTTCCACGAAAG ACTTTCGTGTTATAAGTGCATCACAGACACCATGCAGGAGCTGGTGAACCAGAGCAAAGCCGCCCCTCAGTCCCCCAGCGTCCCTAAGCAGCCTGGTCCTCCTGTCATGACCTCTGACCCGAACATGCTCAGTAATGAAGAAGCTACAGCTCAT TTTGAGCAGATCCTCGGTCTGGCTCAGAGGTCTCAGGACGAGCTGTTTCATATCGCTCTGTACAACTGGCTGATCCAGGCCGACCTGACTGACAAGCTGCTAGAG GTGAATTCTCCGTACCTGGAGGAACATCTGATGCATATGATCAAGCAGGACCAGAGTAAGGTGCACAATATGGACCTGTTGTGGCGCTACTACGAGAAGAACCGTAACTTTGGCAAGGCAGCTCATGTACTGGCCCGTCTCGCTGACATGCACAG CACTGAGATTTCGTTGAAGCAGCGTTTGGAGTACATCGCCCGAGCCATCCTGTCTGCTAAGAGTTCCTCCTGCATCTCAGCTCAAGCATCTGATGGAGAGTTCCTTCACGAGCTGGAAGAAAAGATGGAG CTTGTGCGTATCCAAGTACAGATCCAGGATACCCTGATCAGACAGTACTCCCATCATCCCTCAGTGAAAAATGTCATCTCTCAGTTGGACTCTGAGCTTATGGACATCACCAAG CTCTACGGGGAGTTTGCGGACCATTACAAGTTGTCCGAGTGCAAGCTGGCCATCATTCACTGTGCAGGACACTCTGACCCAATCCTGGTACACTCTCTGTGGCAGGAGATCATGGAAAAAG AACTGGGAGACAGCGTGGCTATGAGTCcaacagacaggatgaggactCTCAGTCTGAAACTGGTATCGCTGGGGAAGATTTACGCCGGAACACCAAGATATTTCCCTCTGG AGTTCCTCGTAAAGTTTCTAGAGCAGGAGGTGTGTCGGCTGAACTGGGACGTGGGCTTCGTCACCTGCACCATGCAGGAGATTGGAGTGCAGCTGCCACGTCTTCTGGAGGTCTATGACCAACTCTTCAAAACTCGG GATCCCTGTTGGCAGCGGCTGAAGAAACCTCTCCACTTGGTGGAGTGTATCCACGTGCTTCTGTCAGGATACGTGGATGATCCCAGCAGAGTACCAACCTATGACAG ACGCAGATTCACTAACGTGTGTCTCGACAACATCTGCGGATACCTTGTGGAGCTGCAGTCGCTGAGCCCGAACTCGGCCCTCCAACAAACCATCGGCAACTTCAAGTCGCTGCAGGCGAAGCTGGAGAAACTCCACTGA